A region from the Silene latifolia isolate original U9 population chromosome 7, ASM4854445v1, whole genome shotgun sequence genome encodes:
- the LOC141592499 gene encoding 3-oxoacyl-[acyl-carrier-protein] synthase II, chloroplastic isoform X2: MATYTVASPLCTWFVAACICSSTNTSNNNNNNGGKHRHSSSSSSFPRSKKKRSYSSSSMEFKCNSTRNGVSSINGGSSSIHGLMSSCLAFEPCNEFYNNRNCNHNDHNNDNAVLGFLGDYGFSSFFGSKFGHISRKHRRSNRALHSGGAMAVAVEPSMEAATKNKPVTKQRRVVVTGMGVVSPLGHEIDVFYNNLLEGVSGISEIESFDCASFPTRIAGEIKSFSTEGWVAPKLSKRMDKFMLYMLTAGKKALADGGITEDMNNELDKAKCGVLIGSGMGGMKVFYDAIECLNISYRKMNPFCVPFATTNMGSAMLAIDLGWMGPNYSISAACATSNFCILNAANHIIRGEADLMLCGGSDSAIIPIGLGGFVACKALSQRNSDPTRASRPWDANRDGFVMGEGAGVLLLEELDHALERGADIYAEFLGGSFTCDAYHMTEPHPQGVGVALCIEKALADAGLAKEDINYVNAHATSTPMGDLKEYQALVRCLGDNPELKINSGKSMTGHLIGAAGGIEAVATVQAIRTGWLHPNINLENPDEGVDTSLLVGPKKERFNVKAALSNSFGFGGQNSSIIFAPYK; encoded by the exons ATGGCGACGTACACGGTGGCGTCTCCACTGTGCACGTGGTTTGTTGCTGCGTGCATTTGTAGTTCTACTAACActagtaacaacaacaacaacaatggtggAAAACACAgacattcttcttcttcttcaagctTTCCAAGAAGTAAGAAGAAAAGAAGTTATTCTTCTTCATCAATGGAGTTTAAATGTAATAGTACTAGAAATGGCGTTTCTTCCATAAATGGTGGATCTTCTAGTATACATGGGTTGATGAGTTCTTGTTTAGCATTTGAGCCTTGTAATGAATTCTACAATAATCGTAATTGTAATCATAATGATCATAATAATGATAATGCTGTTTTGGGATTCTTGGGTGATTACGGTTTTTCATCTTTTTTTGGATCCAAATTTGGTCATATCTCCCGTAAGCACAGGCGGAGTAATCGAGCTCTTCATTCAG GTGGAGCGATGGCTGTGGCAGTTGAGCCATCAATGGAAGCCGCAACAAAAAATAAGCCCGTGACAAAGCAAAGGCGTGTTGTTGTGACAGGAATGGGTGTGGTGAGCCCGTTAGGACATGAAATTGATGTCTTCTACAATAACTTGCTTGAGGGTGTCAGTGGCATTAGTGAGATAGAGAGTTTTGATTGTGCCTCCTTTCCTACA AGAATTGCTGGAGAAATCAAGTCTTTTTCAACTGAAGGATGGGTTGCACCTAAACTTTCAAAAAGAATGGATAAGTTCATGTTGTATATGCTGACTGCGGGGAAGAAAGCTCTGGCAGACGGTGGAATTACGGAGGATATGAATAATGAATTAGATAAGGCAAAATGTGGAGTTCTTATTGGGTCTGGAATGGGTGGAATGAAG GTTTTCTACGATGCAATAGAATGTCTTAATATTTCATATAGGAAGATGAACCCCTTTTGTGTACCTTTTGCGACAACAAATATGGGATCCGCCATGCTTGCAATAGACTTG GGGTGGATGGGGCCGAATTATTCTATCTCAGCTGCTTGTGCTACAAGCAACTTCTGTATCTTGAATGCTGCAAACCACATAATTAGAGGGGAAGCT GATTTAATGCTTTGTGGTGGCTCAGATTCAGCAATAATACCAATCG GGTTGGGCGGGTTTGTGGCCTGCAAGGCGCTTTCACAGAGGAACAGTGACCCCACCAGAGCTTCACGTCCCTGGGATGCT AATCGTGATGGATTTGTTATGGGAGAAGGAGCCGGGGTTCTGCTACTGGAAGAATTAGATCATGCTCTG GAAAGAGGTGCAGATATTTATGCAGAATTTTTGGGTGGAAGTTTCACTTGCGATGCGTATCACATGACAGAGCCTCACCCACAAG GGGTTGGAGTTGCTCTCTGCATTGAGAAAGCTTTAGCTGATGCTGGTCTTGCCAAAGAAGATATAAACTATGTGAATGCACATGCGACATCAACACCAATGGGAGATCTAAAGGAGTATCAAGCTTTGGTCCGCTGTTTAGGTGATAATCCCGAG TTGAAGATAAACTCTGGAAAATCCATGACTGGTCACCTTATTGGAGCAGCTGGTGGTATTGAGGCTGTTGCAACTGTACAG GCAATACGGACAGGATGGCTGCATCCAAACATCAACCTTGAAAATCCTGACGAAGGCGTG GATACTAGCTTACTGGTCGGCCCAAAGAAAGAAAGATTTAATGTGAAGGCAGCTTTATCCAATTCATTTGGGTTTGGTGGTCAGAACTCTTCAATCATTTTTGCTCCATACAAGTAG
- the LOC141592499 gene encoding 3-oxoacyl-[acyl-carrier-protein] synthase II, chloroplastic isoform X1, whose protein sequence is MATYTVASPLCTWFVAACICSSTNTSNNNNNNGGKHRHSSSSSSFPRSKKKRSYSSSSMEFKCNSTRNGVSSINGGSSSIHGLMSSCLAFEPCNEFYNNRNCNHNDHNNDNAVLGFLGDYGFSSFFGSKFGHISRKHRRSNRALHSGGAMAVAVEPSMEAATKNKPVTKQRRVVVTGMGVVSPLGHEIDVFYNNLLEGVSGISEIESFDCASFPTRIAGEIKSFSTEGWVAPKLSKRMDKFMLYMLTAGKKALADGGITEDMNNELDKAKCGVLIGSGMGGMKVFYDAIECLNISYRKMNPFCVPFATTNMGSAMLAIDLGWMGPNYSISAACATSNFCILNAANHIIRGEADLMLCGGSDSAIIPIGLGGFVACKALSQRNSDPTRASRPWDANRDGFVMGEGAGVLLLEELDHALERGADIYAEFLGGSFTCDAYHMTEPHPQGVGVALCIEKALADAGLAKEDINYVNAHATSTPMGDLKEYQALVRCLGDNPELKINSGKSMTGHLIGAAGGIEAVATVQAIRTGWLHPNINLENPDEGVQDTSLLVGPKKERFNVKAALSNSFGFGGQNSSIIFAPYK, encoded by the exons ATGGCGACGTACACGGTGGCGTCTCCACTGTGCACGTGGTTTGTTGCTGCGTGCATTTGTAGTTCTACTAACActagtaacaacaacaacaacaatggtggAAAACACAgacattcttcttcttcttcaagctTTCCAAGAAGTAAGAAGAAAAGAAGTTATTCTTCTTCATCAATGGAGTTTAAATGTAATAGTACTAGAAATGGCGTTTCTTCCATAAATGGTGGATCTTCTAGTATACATGGGTTGATGAGTTCTTGTTTAGCATTTGAGCCTTGTAATGAATTCTACAATAATCGTAATTGTAATCATAATGATCATAATAATGATAATGCTGTTTTGGGATTCTTGGGTGATTACGGTTTTTCATCTTTTTTTGGATCCAAATTTGGTCATATCTCCCGTAAGCACAGGCGGAGTAATCGAGCTCTTCATTCAG GTGGAGCGATGGCTGTGGCAGTTGAGCCATCAATGGAAGCCGCAACAAAAAATAAGCCCGTGACAAAGCAAAGGCGTGTTGTTGTGACAGGAATGGGTGTGGTGAGCCCGTTAGGACATGAAATTGATGTCTTCTACAATAACTTGCTTGAGGGTGTCAGTGGCATTAGTGAGATAGAGAGTTTTGATTGTGCCTCCTTTCCTACA AGAATTGCTGGAGAAATCAAGTCTTTTTCAACTGAAGGATGGGTTGCACCTAAACTTTCAAAAAGAATGGATAAGTTCATGTTGTATATGCTGACTGCGGGGAAGAAAGCTCTGGCAGACGGTGGAATTACGGAGGATATGAATAATGAATTAGATAAGGCAAAATGTGGAGTTCTTATTGGGTCTGGAATGGGTGGAATGAAG GTTTTCTACGATGCAATAGAATGTCTTAATATTTCATATAGGAAGATGAACCCCTTTTGTGTACCTTTTGCGACAACAAATATGGGATCCGCCATGCTTGCAATAGACTTG GGGTGGATGGGGCCGAATTATTCTATCTCAGCTGCTTGTGCTACAAGCAACTTCTGTATCTTGAATGCTGCAAACCACATAATTAGAGGGGAAGCT GATTTAATGCTTTGTGGTGGCTCAGATTCAGCAATAATACCAATCG GGTTGGGCGGGTTTGTGGCCTGCAAGGCGCTTTCACAGAGGAACAGTGACCCCACCAGAGCTTCACGTCCCTGGGATGCT AATCGTGATGGATTTGTTATGGGAGAAGGAGCCGGGGTTCTGCTACTGGAAGAATTAGATCATGCTCTG GAAAGAGGTGCAGATATTTATGCAGAATTTTTGGGTGGAAGTTTCACTTGCGATGCGTATCACATGACAGAGCCTCACCCACAAG GGGTTGGAGTTGCTCTCTGCATTGAGAAAGCTTTAGCTGATGCTGGTCTTGCCAAAGAAGATATAAACTATGTGAATGCACATGCGACATCAACACCAATGGGAGATCTAAAGGAGTATCAAGCTTTGGTCCGCTGTTTAGGTGATAATCCCGAG TTGAAGATAAACTCTGGAAAATCCATGACTGGTCACCTTATTGGAGCAGCTGGTGGTATTGAGGCTGTTGCAACTGTACAG GCAATACGGACAGGATGGCTGCATCCAAACATCAACCTTGAAAATCCTGACGAAGGCGTG CAGGATACTAGCTTACTGGTCGGCCCAAAGAAAGAAAGATTTAATGTGAAGGCAGCTTTATCCAATTCATTTGGGTTTGGTGGTCAGAACTCTTCAATCATTTTTGCTCCATACAAGTAG
- the LOC141592498 gene encoding uncharacterized protein LOC141592498 yields the protein MEVTTMEGLETNQPYNHEPDNDFCISILNKFTPTSSSNEFHQHICKIIGEISQELTDRHVSLSNIAYFGAIYSSLRNLVLDPTSSTPSLDALVVLLSLVLPTISSGISSKKKTEFLELVDRVLRGGRVSENGVVAGLKCFCQLLLIRRESCCWDDVANYYAFLLNYVTDSNPKVRKQSHTCIRDVLQSFQGSPFLPSASEGFTNMLEKLLLFTGSSKGAPAEKGAQEILHVLEALKDCLPYLSMKNKTCILKHYKTLLGLRKPLVTRRISDSLNILCLHPTVEVNPEVLVDVLSLLAVSNPVDETSADGLTFTARLLDVGMTKVHNLNREICVNKLPVILNSLQDAFGSGFEGAKLAATEAMKNLIQTCIDEDLIKEGVNRIKTTSDLNNKKSVPSVIEKLCATIGSLIDNRYRDEWDMAFQVVAVMFDKLGDSSCLLMKGTLENLANIEKESGENFAERKQLQECIGSALGAMGPELFLSILPLKLQADISEINDWLFPILKQYTVGARLGFYDESLLVEVEHLKQKSQKLKLEGRIQLSRVVDSVIYHIWSLLPAFCNYSSDTSKSLNFLKKLLHIARVGESDLHGIICSSLQILIQQNKCVLEGTSYLQRGRPTISSERAISRYSKEVATANLAVLGDSALDPFSALSEVYQKSSKDPGGSLLATLGVFASIADKQRVSVFFMETMTKLLKVTQDVGRMENSKSSMQIDNNSLSHQRAQLFDLAVSLLPGLEISQTELLYCAMKPALKDVDGSIQKKAYKVLSMVLKNSDWFIAKWHGDLVNLMIEVLPSCHFSAKRHRLDCLYHLIVYKAKDETELKRVEIISSFLTEIILALKEANKKTRNRAYDVLVQIGRAFEDEDISGKKGRLHQFFDMVAGCLVGETPHMISAAVKGLARLTYEFSDLLSAAYQVLPLSFLLLQRKNKEIIKANLGLLKVLVAKSQSENLHNHLNVMVEGLLKWPCETKNHFKAKVKHLLEMLVKKCGLDAVKAVMPEEHMKLLTNIRKIKERREKKFAASSETGSYLSKATTSRRSEWGHTKIFSDFGEETSNADTSVGRRSMLSSKVKSNASSLRKTTKSGKTLSEDFLHQIEDEPLDLLDQRKTRLALRSGGHLKRKHDSDDELEIDEDGKLIIPDEGKLKNMQSSDHDSDDDERSEVASFVSKKSNKGQKRRKTSESGWAYTGKEYASKKARGDLKKKGKLEPYAYWPLDRKMLSRRPEHRASARRGMASVVKLTKRLEGKSVANALAVKGSKSKKVHKKR from the exons ATGGAGGTCACTACCATGGAAGGTCTTGAAACCAATCAACCTTACAATCACGAACCCGACAATGATTTCTGCATTTCAATCCTCAACAAATTCACACCAACTTCTTCATCAAACGAATTCCACCAACACATCTGCAAAATCATCGGAGAAATCTCTCAGGAACTTACAGACCGCCACGTGTCACTGTCCAACATCGCCTACTTCGGCGCCATCTATTCATCTCTACGCAACCTCGTACTAGACCCCACTTCGTCGACACCTTCACTCGATGCGCTTGTCGTTTTGTTGTCCCTCGTTCTTCCGACGATATCGTCGGGGATTTCGAGTAAGAAGAAGACGGAGTTTTTGGAGTTGGTTGATAGGGTTTTACGCGGCGGTCGGGTTTCCGAGAATGGGGTTGTTGCTGGGTTGAagtgtttttgtcaattgttgttGATTAGGAGGGAATCTTGTTGTTGGGATGATGTTGCCAATTATTATGCCTTTCTTCTTAATTATGTTACTGATAGTAATCCCAAG GTGAGGAAGCAATCACATACATGTATTCGAGATGTCTTACAGAGCTTTCAGGGTTCACCATTTCTGCCCTCAGCAAGTGAAGGATTTACTAACATGTTAGAAAAATTACTACTTTTTACTGGATCATCAAAAGGCGCCCCTGCTGAGAAAGGAGCCCAGGAAATCCTGCACGTTCTTGAAGCCCTAAAAGACTGTCTGCCTTATCTATCCAtgaaaaataaaacttgtattttaAAGCATTACAAAACTCTTTTGGGATTGCGTAAGCCGCTTGTTACAAGGCGTATTTCAGACAGTTTGAATATCCTTTGTCTTCACCCTACTGTGGAAGTTAATCCTGAAGTGTTGGTCGATGTTTTAAGCTTATTGGCAGTATCGAACCCAGTAGATGAGACATCTGCTGATGGCCTGACATTTACAGCTCGTCTATTGGATGTTGGGATGACGAAGGTTCACAATCTCAATAGGGAAATCTGCGTTAATAAGCTTCCAGTTATCCTTAATTCCTTGCAAG ATGCTTTTGGATCTGGGTTTGAAGGGGCGAAACTTGCTGCTACTGAGGCAATGAAGAATCTTATACAGACTTGTATAGATGAAGATCTAATTAAAGAAGGGGTTAATCGAATAAAAACTACTTCAGACCTCAATAACAAGAAATCTGTACCATCCGTCATTGAGAAACTGTGTGCTACTATTGGGAGTTTGATTGACAACCGATATCGTGATGAATGGGACATGGCATTTCAAGTGGTGGCCGTAATGTTTGACAAATTAG GTGATTCCTCTTGTCTCTTAATGAAGGGAACCCTTGAGAACTTGGCAAACATTGAAAAGGAAAGTGGCGAGAATTTTGCCGAGAGAAAACAG TTGCAAGAATGTATTGGATCAGCATTAGGGGCAATGGGGCCTGAATTATTCTTGAGCATTCTTCCTTTAAAATTGCAAGCTGATATATCTGAGATCAATGATTGGCTTTTTCCAATTTTAAAGCAGTATACAGTTGGTGCCCGTTTGGGTTTCTATGATGAGTCTTTGTTGGTTGAAGTTGAACATCTTAAACAGAAATCCCAGAAG CTTAAACTGGAGGGAAGAATCCAGTTGTCAAGAGTCGTGGATTCAGTGATATATCATATCTGGTCGTTATTGCCTGCCTTTTGCAATTATTCATCCGATACTTCCAAAAGCTTAAATTTTCTGAAGAAATTGCTACACATTGCCCGAGTTGGAGAATCTGATCTTCATGGCATCATATGCTCTAGTTTGCAAATCCTTATTCAACAAAACAAGTGTGTTTTAGAAGGAACTAGTTATTTGCAGAGAGGTAGACCTACTATTTCCTCCGAAAGAGCTATCAGCCGTTACAGCAAAGAGGTGGCTACTGCTAATTTAGCGGTGTTAGGGGACTCTGCTCTGGACCCTTTTTCAGCTCTATCTGAAGTTTATCAGAAGTCCTCAAAAGATCCCGGCGGAAGTTTGCTG GCTACACTTGGCGTATTCGCTTCAATAGCGGACAAGCAACGTGTCTCAGTATTCTTTATGGAAACCATGACGAAGCTCTTAAAAGTCACTCAAGATGTTGGTAGAATGGAGAACTCTAAATCTTCAATGCAGATTGACAATAACTCACTTTCTCATCAAAG AGCACAGCTTTTTGATTTGGCAGTTTCGCTTTTGCCTGGTTTGGAAATTTCGCAGACAGAACTGTTGTATTGTGCAATGAAACCAGCATTAAAG GATGTGGATGGCTCAATCCAAAAGAAAGCATACAAAGTACTTTCAATGGTTCTCAAG AACTCAGATTGGTTTATTGCAAAATGGCATGGAGATTTGGTCAATCTGATGATTGAAGTGCTGCCATCATGTCATTTTTCAGCCAAGCGTCACAGACTTGACTGTTTATATCATCTTATCGTGTACAAAGCGAAG GATGAAACAGAATTGAAAAGAGTTGAGATCATCAGTTCATTCTTGACAGAAATCATACTTGCTCTGAAGGAG GCAAACAAGAAAACCCGTAATAGAGCTTATGATGTATTGGTCCAAATTGGCCGTGCATTTGAAGATGAGGACATCAGTGGAAAGAAGGGTAGATTACATCAGTTCTTTGATATG GTTGCTGGATGCCTTGTTGGTGAAACTCCACATATGATTAGTGCTGCTGTAAAAGGCTTAGCTCGCTTGACTTATGAGTTTTCTGATCTTCTATCTGCTGCTTACCAAGTGCTGCCCCTTTCATTTCTTCTACTTCAAAGGAAGAACAAGGAGATCATAAAA GCTAATTTGGGTCTACTGAAGGTTTTGGTTGCAAAATCACAATCTGAGAACCTGCATAATCATCTAAATGTCATGGTTGAAGGCCTGCTAAAGTGGCCATGTGAGACAAAGAACCATTTCAAAGCTAAG GTTAAACATCTGCTGGAAATGCTTGTGAAGAAGTGCGGCCTTGATGCTGTGAAGGCTGTGATGCCTGAAGAACACATGAAGCTCCTTACTAACATTCGCAAG ATAAAGGAGCGAAGAGAGAAGAAATTTGCAGCCAGTTCTGAGACAGGATCTTATCTGTCAAAGGCAACTACATCTAG GCGAAGTGAATGGGGTCACACAAAAATATTCTCAGACTTTGGTGAAGAAACAAGCAATGCTGATACATCAGTTGGTCGGCGGAGCATGTTGTCTTCAAAAGTGAAATCAAATGCATCTTCTTTAAG GAAAACTACAAAATCAGGAAAAACCCTATCAGAGGACTTCCTTCACCAGATAGAGGACGAACCCCTTGATCTTCTTGACCAGCGGAAGACAAGGCTCGCTCTTCGATCAGGGGGCCATCTGAAAAGGAAACACGATTCCGATGATGAGTTGGAGATTGATGAAGACGGGAAACTTATTATTCCCGATGAAGGAAAGCTAAAGAACATGCAATCTTCTGATCATGACTCTGATGATGATGAAAGAAGTGAAGTTGCCAGCTTTGTCTCTAAGAAATCTAACAAAGGTCAAAAGCGGAGAAAGACATCGGAGTCTGGATGGGCTTACACAGGAAAGGAATATGCAAGTAAGAAAGCACGTGGGGATTTGAAAAAGAAGGGAAAACTTGAGCCATATGCATACTGGCCACTAGACCGGAAAATGTTGAGTCGGAGACCAGAGCATAGGGCTTCCGCAAGGAGGGGAATGGCTAGTGTTGTTAAGTTGACAAAGAGGCTTGAAGGGAAAAGTGTCGCAAATGCACTTGCTGTCAAGGGCAGCAAGTCAAAGAAAGTACACAAGAAGAGATGA